Part of the Candidatus Micrarchaeota archaeon genome, GGGAGGAATGATGGTCAAAGCGGATAGGGAAAAAGGTAAACCCTATGCAGCTATGCAGGCGACGGCACGCGTTGTAGATAAGTTGAAGGAATACGGGATCAAACGGGTTGACGTGCGGATCCGTGCACCCGGAGGTCACGGTCCTAAAACACCCGGACAAGGTGCACAAACAGTAATCCGAATGCTTGCCAGAATGGGTATAAAGATAGACCGTATCGAAGATGTCACTCCTATACCGACGGATACAACCCGACGTCCCGGCGGTAGAAGAGGTAGACGTGTGTGATAGAGAAGGTTCTGACTACTGGTTGTGTTGAATGAGTAGGGTGATGGTATTATGAAGGTCAAGATGTTGAACGAATCATCGGACAGGATAGATCTGGAGGTTCACGGTGTGCCAGTATCTTTCATCAACACGTTACGAAGGTATTCGATGATGCGCGTCCCTACCTATGCCATAGATTCTGTCATTGTTTATGAGAACACAACTGCAATGATCGACGAGTTTATTGCACACAGATTGGGAATGATACCTATCAAAACTCCGAATAGGGTTTCTCCCGATGAAACCGCAGTGTTAACCTTGGATGTTCAGGGACCGCGTAAAGTGTACTCGCGTGACCTTCAACCGGATAAGACGGGTGTTGAAGTTGCCAACAAGGATATACTTCTGTTTACTCTTGAGAATGATCAATCGTTGAGAGTTGAATGCACGGTACGTGTCGGTACCGGTGCCAAGCATGCCAAGTTTCAGTCAGGGTTATCTTCGTACGAGCAGTTAGATGACACATCCTTTAAGTTCTTTGTGGAGTCGTTCGGACAACGAGGAGTCAAAGACCTGTTGAAACTGGCGCTGAAACAGATGGAAACGGATTGCAAAGATTTGGTTAAAACCGTTAAGAAAATATACGGAAAATGAAATTGTCAAAGATATTGAATCAGAAGCGGGGGTGCCGGAGCTGGACAAAAACCTGATGACGGTTGTCCAAACGGGCACGGTTGAGGGCCGTGTGGCTTAGGCCTGCCAGGGTTCGAATCCCTGCCCCCGCATGTTAATATGGATGTTAAGGTGATATGGATGGTGAGAAGGGGGTTCGAGAATCCGGAACTTAGAAAAACGTTGGTTGCGTTGGAACGTGCAGGTAGAAAGAGGAAGGTTTGGAAACGTGTTGCAGAGTTGTTGTCAAAACCTACCAGAAAACGTGTAACCGTGAACCTTTCAAAGATATCAAAACTTGCAACCGATGGGTCGACCGTGATAGTACCAGGAAAGGTTCTCGGCGTAGGTAAACTTAATAAGAAGGTTACTGTTATAGCATTTTCTATGTCTAGGTCAGCGGAACAGAAGATTAAGGAGGCAGGGTCTAAACCGGTGTTGCTCCGACCGGAAACAGTCAATGATACAATTTTAAACAATCCGTGTATAATAATTTGAAAAACGGGTGAGTGACATGATTGTAATCGATGGTAAGGGCAAAATCGTCGGACGGGTTGCGGCTTATGCCGCTAAACGGTTACTCGTAGGTGAAGAAGTTGTGATCCTGAATGCTGATGAGATGGTGTTCTCGGGAGATAAGACGGTCGTGTTCAACAGATACAAAGCAAGGAGAGACATTAAACCCAAGCAAAACCCGAGGCATAAACCGATATGGCCGAGGAGACCTGATCTATTGGTCCGTAGGATTGTAAGGGGTATGTTGCCTTGGAGAACTCAACGCGGGCGTAACGCATTCAAGAAGTTGCGTGTGTACAGGGATGTTCCTAAAGAGTTTGAAAACGTTGAGAAGGTTGTTCTGGATGGGAAGTGTGATGGTTCCCGTCTGAACAAATCCGTGACTGTGTTGACTCTGTGTAGAATGTTAGGGTTTACCGGGTGATATGTATGGTTGAGGACGTCAAAAACGATGTGAAAGATGCCGAAGAAAAAAAGGATGCTCATAAAAAAACGTCAACAAATAGCGAACATGGGGAAAAAGAAGAGAAAAAGGTAAGCAGACACACCGATAAAAAAGAAGAACCGAAACCTAAAAAACAAACGAAAACTTCGACAAAACGGCATAGAAAGAAGAGTAAACGTAAGAAACAGGTAAAAGTAGTGGTTGTAAGAGGTAAACGTAAAGAAGCA contains:
- a CDS encoding 50S ribosomal protein L13 yields the protein MIVIDGKGKIVGRVAAYAAKRLLVGEEVVILNADEMVFSGDKTVVFNRYKARRDIKPKQNPRHKPIWPRRPDLLVRRIVRGMLPWRTQRGRNAFKKLRVYRDVPKEFENVEKVVLDGKCDGSRLNKSVTVLTLCRMLGFTG
- a CDS encoding DNA-directed RNA polymerase subunit D (catalyzes the transcription of DNA into RNA using the four ribonucleoside triphosphates as substrates) produces the protein MKVKMLNESSDRIDLEVHGVPVSFINTLRRYSMMRVPTYAIDSVIVYENTTAMIDEFIAHRLGMIPIKTPNRVSPDETAVLTLDVQGPRKVYSRDLQPDKTGVEVANKDILLFTLENDQSLRVECTVRVGTGAKHAKFQSGLSSYEQLDDTSFKFFVESFGQRGVKDLLKLALKQMETDCKDLVKTVKKIYGK
- a CDS encoding 50S ribosomal protein L18e, producing MVRRGFENPELRKTLVALERAGRKRKVWKRVAELLSKPTRKRVTVNLSKISKLATDGSTVIVPGKVLGVGKLNKKVTVIAFSMSRSAEQKIKEAGSKPVLLRPETVNDTILNNPCIII
- a CDS encoding 30S ribosomal protein S11, encoding MKNENVKAIVHIYSSKNNTLITVTDISGAETIVKATGGMMVKADREKGKPYAAMQATARVVDKLKEYGIKRVDVRIRAPGGHGPKTPGQGAQTVIRMLARMGIKIDRIEDVTPIPTDTTRRPGGRRGRRV